The DNA region GTGTAAGACTTGTGTTGAAGTAAAAATTATAAGGTCATCCTTTAAATACGTTTAAAGAAGCAAAGAAATACAAGACCTAATCCACATCGACGTTTGTGACCTAAAAGGTACTCCATCACGTGATGGAATAAGTACTTCATCACTTTTTAGATAATAACATAAactattgttatgtgtatctatTCAAAAGTAAGGATAAAACTATATAAAAATTTGTTCTCTATAAGGATAAGGTTGAAAAcaacttaataaaaagattaaggtggtaATTAGAAGTGATTGAGCCAGTGAATATATATCACCTTTTGTTATGTGTTGAACATGGGATTAAACACAAACCAATGGCTCTCTATACTCCTCCAACCCTCAAGAACTAGCGTGAACAAGTGTAGCTTCAAATCTTTGTGAAACTCCTTTTTTAGGGTTATTTCAATgtctcctaatcgattaggcttacccctaatcgattgtcacgttAGATGACCATTCAAAAACCTACAAAATGACTCTTTTTTTAATGCTTAATAGATTGGTGAACCATATCAATCGATTAGAAACCTCAATTGATTGCTCCAATCAATTCCAAGTCTTTTTGTGCTATCACGAAAAGGCCCTCAactgattaccctaatcgattggttTGACCTTAATCAATTGTCCAATAAATTCCAACACCTTCTGTGTTGTCACAACAAATCTCCCAAccaattaccctaatcgattaggtTATGTTGAATCGATTAGTCTCATCGATTCATCACCTTTCTGTGTTCTATGAAAATAGCCCCTAATCGGTTAGgcaattagcctaatcgattagaaTAGTTCCCAATCAATTAGGCAAGCTACCTAATTGATTCAACACCTTCTGTTCGAATTGTATCTCCTAACAATTGATCACCCTGATTGATAGGCACTGCTCAACTGATTCAAGCATCAAAACCCTAAGATCTCGTTTAGGGTTTATCAATCGATTCCACTCATTGGCAATCGATTACTGATCATAATTTTAACTTTTCCGAGGCTGAAATCACATCTTGCCAGGTATCCAGTTGGCCTCAACCTACCAGGACTTCTATTGCCCAACATTCAGTTATCTGTGACCTGTTCGGACTTCTCGttgtctagcatccggtcactcttgacttgccagggcttcttcaccaagtgtttggtcaacttttgacccacttgggctttttccttgcctagccccgctaggacttccattgcctagttctcaactaggtcttcACTATCTTGGTCCGAtaggacttccattacctagttcccaactaggtcttcactgCTTAACTCCACTAGGATTTCTCATTGTCTAAACTACAGTTTGGATTTTATTGCCTAACATCTAATTAGGACTTCCTgttgcctaaccttcagttagaactttccgttgtctaaccttcagttaggactttcatagACAAGTATTTGGTCTTCCCTTGActaacttgacttctctctcacatattgttaaatattgaaactcaagctcgagccaactcaaacttagtcaaattggtcaaccttgactcgagGGTGATTATACCAACAATCTTTACTTACTTAGGAAGCAACATTAACTAATTTAAACCCTTGAAAACTACTTGATTGATCTCACTTGAGTataattacaccaataatctctcaaCATCACTTAGTTGAACTCAACCATCTGAGGCACAATTGCACGAACACAAATTTACTAGTAGAACACCTTGAAGACTTACATGAGCAATTACTATGCGGAATGGGAAAAACCTATGGGTCGACAAacatatttaaagaaattaaaaccTTGTGTTCTACCAACCACTTGACATTTTACTAGCTTGAGAGATCGTTGATGATAGAAGAATTAGAGAAACTTCAATGATTATGAAGAGAAATGGGTTGTTAATGAAGGTTTGGAAAGTAATTTTCACTATAAGGCTCATTGAGCACCCCTTTACATAGTTTGTGTGTATAGGAGTTGTTTAGTGCTTCTGGCGGTGAAGAGTGGTTTGGCTAGAAATGGTTCGAGAAGAGCAATTTGAGCAAAGGAGTATTTGTGGGCGCTTTAATTAATATCAAAGTATAAGTATGGTACACAGTTTGAATAATCTTACAAATTAAGTAGAGACTAATAAATATAGTGTAATTGAGCCGATCTTAACTATGTTCAAGTTAATTTGTTTACTATCTCCCATAGCGGTCAATCATAGTTTTTCGATTTGTCTTTTCATATATAATTATGGAGCCAACTGCTGAGGTAACAGACTCCACTTTTATTACAAAACTTAACTTGTTTACTAGCttgtttattaaaaattttattaagatcatgtcaaattttttttaaattaattaaatattaatttaatttataaaatttatattatttttaatatattataaataattttaaattataaaaataatataaattgtaTACAtttacataaaaattaaaatattataattaaattttatttaaattaataaatatatttatttataaattatttactagggttttaatttatttattttttatgtatattttattattaaataaatataaataaatttttaaagtggAACACTGAGTTTGGTCTAATTAATTTATAAGGATATTGATAAATTGCCAAAATGATTTATGACATATAATTAATACTTGGACAAAAGACAAAGGGCGTCCTTAGTTTTTGAAATCATCAAAAACATCTGctatttgagtttttttttcttaaaaggcATTTCACTCCACTGGTAACTCATATTATCCAATTATTCTTTAttacattatttttattattattttctgctTATATTTTCTATCTAAATCCTGAATAAGTGTGAGTTAtagtagttttaaaattatagttaTTACCATATAGATTTAACATATTCATTTATCATGATCATGTTGTAATAACTACTCTTCAGAATTTAAGTAGAAATATATACGaaataattaaatcattataCATGAGTTATTGATGAAATGgataattaattaaatcattatACATGAGTTATTGATGAAATGGAGAGCGTCTTTTGATAAAATATCAAAATGAAATacatctttaataatttttttaaagaaatacaacatccttttaatttctttaataattttcACGTTTTTAGGGAATGATTCCACTGGGACAAATCGGCTCGAAGTCTAACCAGGTACGAAATTGGCATGCTCATCCAGGGGCCGGTCTAAAAGACTCCGCTGTTCTCAACCAATAAAATACAAAAGCACGACAAATCAAATCAGCTTACGCTTTTGACGAAATGCTCTTCCGTACATATCATTCGGACTCTGCTAAGACTCCACAATGTCCATTCAAGTGTTTGATTACCAACTGACCCATAGCTGCTTAAATTAATTACATGATTTGATCTACTTAATGCGAGCAAAGTTATGCAAGTAATTAGACATGTTTACATAGATTATAAAAACATCATTCTTGCCAATAAATTCTCCAGTAACAAAACCTAGAATTATTAAGTTTATAAGTTTAATTGACTAGCTGAGATCCCAGTTTTTTTCTTTTCATCTTTTCATCTTTTCAAGAGGCTGATTTGTTCCATGAGGCTTATGATTGGCGGTTGCAAACTGTGGCATTCTTCCAAGGTACAGGCCTACGTTACCCGCACCCCACCCTCAACAATCACATTGTATATCAATCCTATACGGGCATAACACTTTTAAAACATTGTTTCCAAGCATGTCTTACATGGGACTTGACCAAGTTGTACGCCAAATTCGTACGGGAATATCAGACATTATAATAGAAATATTCAATTTGTACAACTAAATGACTAGTAAGGTATGAATCAATGCGTCAAACTTGCAATGAACGTAACACAGGGCAGGGCATTGTATCAGAGTAACAGGTAGTTTTTACAAGCAATCGTAAAATTCTCAGGAAGAGCAGCAGGTGCTCTTCTGGGTTACAGGTTGTCCACGGATTTGTACTGTTGGCGGCCTTGCATTGTTGCTGGCTGGTTGGTTGGCCATCCTGCACACAATTGAATACATTCTCAAACAATCAGTAAAATAATAGAAGGAAGCCAGCTTTGTATTAGTTGGTGAAgagatacctattcttgatggcAGCAGTCATGGCCATGAACGCCTGCTCAACATTGGTAGCATCTTTCGCACTAGTCTCCATGAAAGGAATACCAATCTCATCGGCAAATGCCTATATTGTCGGAAATGAAAATTATGGCACTAAATAGTAAAAATTTACTAATCCCTATTCTGCAGCAGATccaatttattgattaaaatgtGGGAAATTATAATCAAACAGGTTTGGAATATCCAGGAAAATAAATTACCTTGGCTGTCTCATATGATACAGCTCTTTTTGCAGTAAGATCATTCTTGTTGCCCACCAGAAGCTTGTTCACATTATCGCTTGCGTATCGGTCAATCTCATTTAGCCAAGTCTTCACATTATTAAAGCTCTCCTGGTCTGTCACATCATACACCACCTACAAAAGTCAGAGTTTATGAACAAGCTTGTTAATAAGATTAATAGGTTACGAAATcatgaaattaattttaactttagaCTTACAATGATGCCATGAGCACCTCGATAATAGCTGCTTGTGATGGTTCTGAAGCGCTCTTGCCCAGCAGTATCCCACTGCGATGCCACAAAAGCATCATCTCATTATTGGCTGATCATTAATGAAAAAAacatttcataaaaaaattaatgaaataatTATTGCATTTAAAGGGTAATAACAACTAAATGCTTTGCAATTAGCATTACTCAATTCATTTATCTTTAGAACCCCAGCGAAAAGGAACTCTGCTTCTAAAAGATTCACACTTGACTATACCAGTGATGTGATCTCCACAAGCCTATTGAACAAACTATAGCTATGAGAATCAAACCAGGAAAGCTGAGTCATTGGTTcattcaaggtttaaaatttcgaaccGTGCAAGTTTTGGATTCGAACAgtaacgatacggtttcggtatcataTCGTACCGATATAATTTTGgtcgtttttaatttttaaatataaatgttaaGCAAAAATAAGTAAATGtatttttctttaaagaaaattgatatatgaaaaactcaaattaaaattgatacatcataatgcAATACCTTACTAATACCAAAAGGAGTGACGTGAATCGgatgaaaaaataaattatagtTTAACCATAAAATgtgaaaaaatagcaaaaaatgattaaaattatGCATAAAATAAGCGAAAATAAAATGCAAGTAAGCTATAACATTCGTAAATGAATTTTAGGTCATAAATGATCAAATTGCTAATATTTgactaatttaagttaatttacttaagagAATATTaaggaataaattagaaaattaaagatGGATAAAGGGATGTAAACTTCAATTGCATGAAAAATacccaaaattaattaattttgaaaaactccaACTGATATATATTATGAAGGGAATTGGCCAGCAATTTATATTATACTTTACTTTATATAATTctctttataaatattctatataatattaaatactataatttatattacattcaaaaattaaatttatttaaacaattcaaatttattttaatttttaaattttttataaaattttaaaataatttatagatttttaaaattattttaaaattttaaactattttaaattataaaattaatttaagatttagttttgaataaattacaaatataaattcaaaatttctaattaaaatatttttatttttaatattttaataaaaaaaataaaaatatgaatttatatataataattatattaattaattataaattataataattaattagaaatcatatatattttaaataatatattacataTTTATGTATATAATTTTAACTCTGCCCATGACGAATCAATCATGGCCCATCCTAAGCCCGAATAAAGGAGGGTTGTGTTAGGTTGTGACCAGCGTTAAAACTATAGTAAATGTTcaataaatgaattcattaaactattgtttgtattaatgctaggttgttccaaGGAACGCATTGCAGGGTCCGACTATAACGTCTCGGCAAAGACcgttacatctccagaactcagatgtagtgctaaatatgcaagagttcacgtTGCAAAATTCAACTGTATGTATCGGCAAGGACCGATACATCTCAtgaggcaagagttctcacaccataagttggataaaaacaaatatgataggaaactAATCGTCTAAAATTTGGAACATGAAACATAAGAACCCTCACtcgtaaatcaatggaggtagtagatacgatgattaggagaagaaatTGATATTTTGTGCATATAAGAGATAAAATGGATAAACGGAAAGATGATAAAAAAacttgagttttaagttatgaGTACAAAACATTCctccaaatgaaatgattttaataggaggtgatttaAATGAACATGTCGGAATAAAAAATGAATATAAGAGGGTACATAgaggttatgagtttggaacgagaaGTGAAAAAGGGAAAACTacattagattttgcgatagcatataaccttatattagctaatacatttttttcagaaaagagaagaacacttagtcacgttcaaaagtaagaataataaatcataaattaacTTTCTTGtgattaggaagaaggatagaaaaatTTGTAATCAGGTCATCCCtaaagaaagcttaactacccaacataggttattAATATatagatatacgcctcaaacataatatcaatagagAGAATATATacaactcctagaattaagtggtgaaagttaaagaatgaaagcaaaatatatttaagaaaaaggtaaaagtacaagtattaggtgaaatatatggtgactctaatgcgacataagataaaatgatatcAAAGATGAAAATAGTAGTTAGGAGTGTATTCGATAAGTCAAAAAGACATACACCACTAAATAAGGAATCTTGatagtggaatgagaaagtacaagagaaaataaaggaaaaatgaacttataaggaattatatatttgtaagaacgaggaaaatttaaaaaaatatacaataaccaagaaagaggctaagaaagtagtgaataatacaaaaaaataaaacttttgaacgattaaatcaaaaattggatacaaaagatgtggaaagagacatttatagaatatccaaataaaatgtattaaaaataaatatagtagggtacta from Zingiber officinale cultivar Zhangliang chromosome 4B, Zo_v1.1, whole genome shotgun sequence includes:
- the LOC121975110 gene encoding ras-related protein RABD2a, with product MNPEYDYLFKLLLIGDSGVGKSCLLLRFADDSYLESYISTIGVDFKIRTVEQDGKTIKLQIWDTAGQERFRTITSSYYRGAHGIIVVYDVTDQESFNNVKTWLNEIDRYASDNVNKLLVGNKNDLTAKRAVSYETAKAFADEIGIPFMETSAKDATNVEQAFMAMTAAIKNRMANQPASNNARPPTVQIRGQPVTQKSTCCSS